From a region of the Impatiens glandulifera chromosome 4, dImpGla2.1, whole genome shotgun sequence genome:
- the LOC124935245 gene encoding subtilisin-like protease SBT4.3, producing MKEVISVFPNKINHILTTRSWNFIGFPQTVKREKMVESDIIIGVLDTGIWPESNSFIDEGFGPPPSKWKGSCEGLTNFTCNNKIIGARYYKKDKDFEEDEIESPRDTDGHGTHVASIIAGGLVSTSFYGLANGTARGGVPSSRIAVYKVCWSSGCLYSDIMTAFDDAINDGVDIISYSLGGNASDYFNDAVHIGSFHAMTKGILTTMAGGNNGPEMGTIGNISPWALTVASSRTNRKFITNLKLGDGTTLEGISVNTFDPNGFPPIVYGANVKKKGFCFPSVRFCLSKSLNPGLVKGKIIVYDELNTGEEALMAGAVGMVVIRENISSINANIFSLPTTLVGGEDGRQILNYINRTRNATANIMKSYEIVDEFAPYISPDSSRGPNTLTFGILKPDLSAPGDNILAAWTLANSPTNLIIDRRRVPYSIQSGTSMACPHVSAAAAYVKSFNPLWSPSAIKSALMTTAFTMNPMTTLEQEFGYGAGLINPIAAIDPGLVYDANKEDYVMFLCSLGYTNQQMQHITGDNSTCNKFVKQYVWNLNLPSFCSLTLPLKKFKVTFLRKVTNVGLTPSTYNVKIDSSEKLKIQVFPDTLSFTHVGQTQSFTVTVEGIISRSTMAEALPLLSLSSETLPSPISFLYPLNLSPTAALLQVRSLSDNLSIPSRRRPPNSFVSRQLSCLQNLGYKEVRSECDMLRHPADSYTWKTFDEKYKNFASDPCSVRLGPKNPGDAIDIFLQPLIEELTELLHSGVRTFDAHTKKYFNMRAALLWIINDFPAYANLSGWSTKGKLACPCCNKDTISLRLVNWKKQCYMGHRRFLPPNHKYRRDKESFDGRTDYREPSKMLTGQEIYEQARDLEGTVLTTD from the exons ATGAAAGAAGTAATATCTGTGTTTCCCAATAAAATCAACCATATACTTACAACAAGATCATGGAATTTTATTGGATTTCCTCAAACggttaaaagagaaaaaatggtTGAAAGCGATATTATTATTGGAGTACTCGATACTGGAATATGGCCAGAATCGAATAGTTTTATAGATGAAGGATTTGGACCACCCCCAAGTAAATGGAAGGGTTCTTGTGAAGGACTAACGAATTTCACTTGCAATAA CAAAATAATCGGAGCAAGGTACTACAAGAAAGATAAAGActttgaagaagatgaaattgaGTCTCCTAGAGACACAGATGGTCATGGAACTCATGTAGCATCAATTATAGCTGGTGGCCTTGTTAGTACAAGCTTCTATGGTCTTGCTAACGGTACAGCTCGAGGAGGAGTCCCATCTTCGCGAATCGCGGTATATAAAGTATGTTGGTCATCCGGTTGCTTATATAGCGACATCATGACAGCATTTGATGATGCCATAAACGATGGGGTTGACATAATATCATATTCTCTCGGAGGCAATGCTAGCGACTATTTTAATGATGCAGTACATATTGGATCTTTTCACGCAATGACTAAAGGAATTTTAACTACAATGGCTGGCGGAAACAATGGTCCGGAAATGGGAACTATAGGTAATATTTCTCCATGGGCACTTACAGTTGCATCAAGCAGGACTAATCGTAAATTTATTACCAATCTGAAGTTGGGTGATGGTACAACATTAGAG GGAATTTCAGTGAACACTTTTGATCCTAATGGTTTCCCTCCTATAGTGTATGGTGCTAATGTGAAAAAGAAAGGCTTCTGTTTTCCTAGTGTTAG GTTCTGCCTTTCAAAATCACTTAATCCAGGGTTGGTAAAGGGTAAAATTATAGTTTATGACGAATTAAATACAGGAGAAGAAGCTCTTATGGCTGGAGCAGTTGGTATGGTAGTGATCCGAGAAAATATATCTTCAATAAATGCTAATATTTTTTCCCTTCCTACAACTTTGGTTGGCGGTGAGGATGGAAGACAAATCTTGAACTATATTAATAGAACAAG AAATGCAACTGCAAACATAATGAAGAGCTATGAAATTGTTGATGAGTTTGCACCATATATTTCACCTGACTCGTCTAGGGGACCAAATACTTTAACATTTGGCATCCTCAAG CCGGATTTGTCTGCACCTGGTGATAATATATTGGCAGCGTGGACACTTGCGAATTCTCCTACAAATCTAATAATTGATAGAAGAAGAGTTCCTTATTCAATCCAATCGGGTACATCAATGGCATGCCCACATGTTAGTGCCGCAGCTGCTTATGTCAAATCTTTTAATCCATTGTGGTCTCCATCAGCTATAAAATCTGCCCTTATGACTACTg CATTCACCATGAATCCAATGACAACTCTAGAACAAGAATTTGGTTATGGGGCAGGACTCATAAATCCTATAGCGGCCATCGATCCTGGACTTGTATATGATGCTAATAAAGAGGATTATGTAATGTTCTTGTGCAGTCTAGGATATACCAATCAACAAATGCAACATATTACGGGTGACAATAGCACATGCAACAAGTTTGTGAAACAATATGTCTGGAATCTTAATTTGCCTTCATTTTGCTCCCTTACCCttcctttaaaaaaatttaaggtcACATTTCTTAGGAAAGTTACGAATGTGGGCTTGACACCGTCTACTTACAATGTCAAAATTGATTCTTCAGAGAAATTGAAAATACAAGTTTTTCCCGATACACTCTCTTTCACTCATGTCGGACAAACTCAATCATTCACGGTGACCGTTGAAGGAATAATTTCTCGATCGACAATG GCAGAAGCCCTTCCCctgctctctctctcttccgAAACCCTCCCGTCGCCGATCTCCTTCCTTTATCCGTTGAATCTGTCGCCGACCGCCGCTCTACTTCAGGTAAGATCTCTCTCTGATAACTTATCAATTCCTTCCCGTCGTCGTCCTCCAAATTCTTTCGTGAGCCGTCAACTGTCCTGTCTCCAG AATTTAGGGTACAAGGAAGTTAGAAGTGAATGTGATATGTTGAGACATCCAGCTGATTCATAcacttggaaaacgtttgatgagaAGTATAAGAATTTCGCGTCGGACCCCTGTAGCGTGagacttg gTCCAAAGaatccgggagatgcaattgacatatttctacAGCCATTGATTGAAGAGTTGACTGAACTATTGCATAgtggtgtgagaacgtttgatgcacacaccaaGAAATACTTTAATATGCGTGCAGCGTTGCTATGGatcattaacgactttcccgcatacgcaaATTTGTCAGGGTGGAGTACAAAAGGGAAActcgcttgtccttgttgtaacaaagACActatatctcttcgattggttaaTTGGaaaaaacaatgttacatgggtcaccgacgcttccttccaccaaaccACAAATACCggagggataaagagtcgtttgatggtcgaacagaTTATAGAGAGCCCTCCAAAATGTTAACAGGACAAGAAATTTATGAGCAAGCACGGGACTTAGAAGGCACTGTTCTAACTACAGATTAA